Sequence from the Penicillium oxalicum strain HP7-1 chromosome IV, whole genome shotgun sequence genome:
CAGCAGGGGCCTTGGGTTGCTTGggctgcttctccttcttttccttcttctccttcttgttgGTCTTTTGAGGagcagcggcggcagcggcacCCTCAGCGGGGGCAGCAGGAGCCGCAGCACCTTCGGCGGGAGTCTCGGGCTTACCCTTGCCCACAACGAGAGGCTTCtcagcaccagcagcagcagcattggccttctcgcgcttcttgcgctccttctcttccttggggTCGACGGGCTTGGGCACAAACTTGATGTCGTTCACGTCAATGACgaccttctcctcgtcgggGATCTGCAGCGAGAAGAGCTTGGAGTTTTGCACAAAGTCGACGTGACGAACAACATGGTGGTATCCCTGCTCTCCGGTGCGTTCTTCGGCGGACCACTTCTCAACCATGGGAGCCAAAACGGCGTAGACGGCCACATCAGCGACCGAGGGCTTCGTGCCGAGCAAAGTAGTCCGGGAGGCCAAGTGGGTGTTGAGCTGGTTCACGATACGAGCAACAAGATCCTTGTCATCGCGGGCCAGGGCTTCCTTCAGGCCAGTGACGGTGTTCATCCATGTCTTGATGTCCGCGTCCTCGGCCACACTGAAGCTCACAGTGGGGAAGATCTTGGACGAGGCATGCTGATAGTCGAGCTCGGTCGCATTCGGCGCCACGGCATTGGGGTACGAGCGGtagaggagggagaggagggaggacTCGGGGGCAGCTGCGGTCGCCATGGTGAATGTGCgcagaggaggagatggaagaaaagaaattcgtGGAGGGGCACGGATCGGAGTCGAAGATGGGAGGAGCCGCGGGGTCGTCCTTTGGGCCCGCAACAGGCGCACACAATTGCAGAAAGACAATTTGACGAAGATCCCAATGCAAGTTGGGATCAAAATTAATCTGGTTCTTTGCGGAGATTTAAAGGATTCACGGGTGAACTTCTTCGCTCTAGTCTTACAGCCTCATCCTTGATTCCCTTCCTGTTcccttttttggggggtggtCGTCTTTTTTTCGCCGGCGCCGGTCCCCCGAGGCCCAAGTATGCTGACTCAGCCGGTAGAGCCGCCCGCTGTCCGGACCTGCGCTGTTCCCACCAACTGGTCAGTCGTTGCCAGTTCGGGTCGATGGTGAGGTATGAAATCGGCCCGTGATCTTGAAGCACTATGTTCACTTTGATTCCGTCATCGGTTTTATTCCGGTTTTTCGAAATGCTGCAGAGCTCCAAACGTAGGTCGAAATTAACTCGCAGGACTTGTGTATTGCTTGCAAACACCCGTCTCCCTGTTCTTGCACGGCAACAATTGCAGAGACTCCAACATGGCACGTATATACGCGGGTGTTGCCCCCGCGGACTCCCGTCAAATAACATCGGCCGCGACGCGAGTCTATACTTGGCAGAGCATTGAGATTGTGTGGAAAAGGTGAGAGATAGGTACTCCCGCGGACTCCCGTGCTCTGTCAGTCGACACTACCTTGGAAGATATCAATTCAAGGCGGTCGTCTTTGCTACCTATACCAGGTGTGATCGCGTCCCAAGGTAAAACCTCCGACTTTCGGGCAGGGAAGATGGGTGCTATATATACCCCGGGCCAGCTTCTGCCCTGGTACCTGCGAGGAAAACAATCTGCACAACGGCATGAGGACCTAGACTTTTGTTGATTATCAGCTCGGGGTCCATTTCTTACCTACCTCGTGCCATCCGCCTGTTGATGGAGACCACTCTAGTCTAGGGTAGGTAGGTCGTAAGGTAAGCCTCACAAAAAggtggaaaaggttgaaTCAGGAGGACCTACGGACGAGGTCACACTAGGCATGAATCGCGGAGGAACATTACCATTTGACCTCATGTAGGCCCAATTGAGTGGGTGTAATCGACTTGGGTGATCAGGTTGCCTTCCAGTTGCATGTACAAATGCACGAGTCAtcaatggaaaaaaaaagatcccaATGTGATATGAGCCGAGACGCCTATCTTCTACATTCGTGTATCCAAGACTGGCTGCCCCTTTCAAGTTCTCGTATTTCCAGTGATTCCGTACGAATAAATTTCCATTTAGTGATAGGTGCAGCTAACGTCTAGAGATGGCCGTCGAAGCCCCCCAGTGTCACTGTCCCCCGAGTATGGACTGATTGGCCGCGCTTGATGCCTCGTCCGCAGGAGGTAGCTTCTCGACAAGATGCGCTTCTTCACCAACCGTCCAAAGTTGCGATACCCCTGCTTGAGACATTCAGTGGAGCCGGTATAGCCGTATTTTCAGGACATCATCTCGTCCAAGGTGGGCTGCAGCAGCCCTCAAGATTAGCCCTTCTTTGGGATCAAAGCACCACAGATGGTTGTTGATGATCAGGGCGCCAGGGTCTACGCTTCGGGCCAGACCCTGTTCAAAGGCTTGATGGCAGTATACACTTTGAGTGGATTGCAAATCGACCTGAACACGACTGACGTCCACTTGATTTCGTTTTCTTCCAACCGATTGGAGAATGGGTGCGCTGTCAAGAAAACCTTCCAGTCCGTTGGAACACTCCAAAGTTCCCACCTCGGACAAGTCAATTCGTTTCATGTGCTGCATGGAGTTGATGTGTCTGGTGAACCTGGACGAGAGAAGTTTCCGACGGCTTGGCCTCTCATCGTATTGAATTTGCAACTAGTGTGAACGCCGGGTCATCTTCTTGAGATTTCTGTCTCCTTG
This genomic interval carries:
- a CDS encoding tRNA-aminoacylation cofactor arc1; the encoded protein is MATAAAPESSLLSLLYRSYPNAVAPNATELDYQHASSKIFPTVSFSVAEDADIKTWMNTVTGLKEALARDDKDLVARIVNQLNTHLASRTTLLGTKPSVADVAVYAVLAPMVEKWSAEERTGEQGYHHVVRHVDFVQNSKLFSLQIPDEEKVVIDVNDIKFVPKPVDPKEEKERKKREKANAAAAGAEKPLVVGKGKPETPAEGAAAPAAPAEGAAAAAAPQKTNKKEKKEKKEKQPKQPKAPAAPALPPTPSIIDLCVGHILRAVNHPNADSLYVSTIDCGDAPGSENTSVDEETGKTVRTVCSGLNGLIPLAEMQNRKIVAVCNLKPVTMRGIKSCAMVLAASPRVAEGEDSHAGPVELVNPPADAPAGERIYFEGWSEGEPEKQLNPKKKIWETFQPGFTTTEDLEVAFDKSAVPVAQEQDGKPAVGKLVTASGVVCKVQSLKNATVR